Within Planktothrix tepida PCC 9214, the genomic segment CCAATTGCCCAAGTGATAATTAAGGATAAAATTGCTAATAATAACGTAGCCGGAACTCGTTCTAAAAGCAAAGAGGTAACAGACCGTTGATTGGCAAAACTATAGCCAAAATTGCCGTAACCAACAATTTGCCCTAACCAAAACCAATATTGTTCTACAGCCGATTTATCAAGGTGAAATTTTACTCGCAGTTGGTCTAAGGTTTCCTGGGAAATTTGAGGATTATTTGAAAGGTTATCTAAATAATCTCCAGGGGCAAGCTGAGTAATGGTAAAACATAAAGCGGAAGCTAAAAATAGCGTTAAAATGGCTTGTAATAATCGCTTACCAATATAGACAAATGTTTCATTCATCATCTGGCTTTTCCCCTTTTATAACCTGCAAATAACGTCACGGAAAACCGATAAAAATTAATCGTATTCTAACAAACTAATCACCGGAACATCGGGCAATTGTACCCGACCGTTTAAACCCGTGAGTTCCACAACAAAACAAAATCCAGCAACGGTCGCCCCCGCTTGTTGAACTAATTCAGCCGTCGCTTTTGCTGTCCCACCTGTGGCAATTAAATCATCTACAATTAACACCCGATGTCCTGATGAAATTGCATCTTGGTGCATTTCTAAACAATCCGTGCCATATTCTAATTCATATTCAGCCCGATAGACGGCCGACGGTAATTTTTTCGGTTTACGGATAGGAACAAACCCCACGTCTAATTGATAAGCTAAAGGCATTCCAAATAAAAATCCCCTCGACTCCATTCCGAGAATATAGTCAGGAGACAAAGGACGACATTTTTCCGTTAAACAATCAATGGTATACCGCAGTCCTTGGGGGTCTTGTAACAAAGTCGTAATATCTCGGAATAAAATTCCGGGTTTAGGAAAATCGGGAATTTCCCGAATGAGAGACTTTAAATCCATGAGTATTGTAATCAACGAGAAGATCGAATAGACTCAGGGAAATTGTCTCTCATTCTGTGCGCTCTGTCGAGTTATTTTTTCCCTTTGTGTTTGCTGTCTTCATCAGGAAAACGAATAATATCATCGTCCCCCAAATATTCGCCATTCTGCACTTCAATCATCACCAAAGGAATCACCCCAGGATTTTCCACGCGGTGGGGGGTATTCATGGGAACATAGGTGGACTGTTTCGGAAGCAGTAAAGTTTCCTCACCCCCACAAACGACTTTAGCGGTTCCTGCCACTACAATCCAGTGTTCACTGCGATGATAGTGCATTTGGGTACTGATATGATAACCTGGATTGACGACAATGCGATTAATTCGGTAGCGATCGCCTTCTTCAAGTAAACTCACCTGACCCCAAGGCGGTGTCCGAGTTGTACTTTCTTCGGAAATAGGGGTTTGTGCAGTTTTATCTGTGCTCATAATTCTTGTCAGTATCAGAGAATACCAATTTTATAACCTAATTTTGGGGTTAAAATCCCTCTTCATCTTACCTATTCATGAATCCGAATTCAACAATTATTGTTCAAATTCAAGAATCTGGTCAAAATATTTACCAAGGACTGCCAATTAAAGTAAACGCTGACCAATAATAAGGATGAGTCAAAGTTTGAGGCGGTAAATTTCCCAGTTCTGGCGGCAGCAGAATCCTTTGTTTCTCATCGAGTTGTAAATAACCTGCTTCTAATTTTACCTCCCCTTTCAAAAGTTTAATTTGAGCTTTTCTTAATGCCTCAGCTTTAATTTTAGACCCCTGTAATTGACGATAAAACTCAGTCATTAACCCTAACGTTCCCTCATCACTAACATACCATAAACTCGCTAAAGCTGATTTTACACCCGCTTGAACCGCTAACCCTGCAAATCCGAGTTCTGCGTGTTCATCTCCTAAAGCAGTACGACAAGACGACAAAACTAATAACTCCACTGCGGGTTTATTCCATCCTAACTGTCTTAACTGATTTAAACCCAATCGTTCCTTATCCCACAATTGTATAAAAGAATTATCAGGACGTCCGGGGTTAAATTCACTATGGGTCGCTAAATGAATAATTTGATAGGGATAATCTCGCCGTTGACGAATTAAATTATTAATCGTAAAGGCTTGATTCATAAACACATGACCCGACCACATCCGTTGAGTAATTAAATTTAACTCAGTTTCTACCGCAGGTAAGGGTTGTAAATCCACAAACCGACTCGCTCCCATAGCTAAAACTTGCGTATTTTCCAGAGAACGATAACGAGTATCTAATAAACTCAAACTCGGAATTAAACTCAAACTATAATTTTCGACTAAAAAATGCTGACCGTCATGGAGTGCAGCCATCGGTAAACTGCGTAATCCAGCATCTAAACTCAATAATAATGTTTCAATATTACCCGCTTTCAATTCAGATTCAATCGGAGTAATTAACCAGCGATACAGTTGTTGAGAAGCCGATAAATAACTTTCAGAATTTCGATCTCGTGGATTCGTAATTCCAGTTCTAAACTCCTGAACTTTTGCCATTAATTCGGCATGAGAAACATCAACTCGTTTCAATTGCGGTTTTCCATTTTCCGTTAAAATCACCACATCTAAATCATTTTGTCTCAACATCACATAAACCACCGCCGCATGGGTTCCCGTTTCTCGATAAATGCGTTTTAAAACCGATGCTGCATCAGCCGTTGTTAATGAAAAACCCACCACGTCTTGACCGAAATATTCGGCAAATTCATCCCGACGTAATTCCTCTAATCCAGTAAATCCCCCCCAATTTCTATCCTGCAATTGAGTTTGATTAGCACTAAAGATTAAATTATTAACTTCACGAATGGGAATCTCTAATTTTTGTTGAGAATTAACTTCTTTTAAACCCGGAAAACCCATCATCGGAGGCATTCCCGGTGCGCCATTTCCAGGAACTAATCGCGAATCCAACTGCAAAATCCCCGGAGAATGATTTGAAAACGGCCCAGAAGTTATCCCTATTGGGGAGGGGTTAGTATTACTTAAAATCATCTGACCTTGAGGATTAACACTCACATGATTCGCCGGACTATTAAAGGGAGAACCTGTTAGTAATTCAGGTAAGGCTAACGGACTCACCGACCCATTTCCCAGAGTTGCTGTCACCGGGACTTCTAAATTTAACATTTGTCCCATTCCTGATAACTGAACAAAATTACCATTCCCCCCTGGAGTGGGTTGGGGTGCTGCATTTCCTGGTATTGAATGGGGAGAAGGTGAGAGGGGACTGGTTGAAAACATCGACGGAGAATTAGGCGGTAAAACAATATTATTTCCACCCATCGGTTGATTTTGAATCGGTAGAAAATTCCCCGGCATTGCAGAGGTAGAGTTAGGGCTAAAAATAGTGGAATTATTAACAGGAATAGCTGGAAAAAACAGTGCGGAATTTAGATTGGAAATTTGGCTAGGGGGGACAGCACGCCCCTGATGTTCCCCAGGGACAGCCATGACACCCCCAGAAACCCCAGGCATTTCAGCCATCGCCGGACAAATAAGACCATTTAAAACCAAAAGGGGGATCAATTTTGCAGTGAATCGATGGGTTTTCATGTCGTCTAAACTCCTTAGACATCCGGCGAATCCAGACGCCTATCAATAGTTTAGAGTATTTTCTGCCTAAAAAATCCGGCTTTACCAACTCTTTACCGATTGGCTATTTATTTCTTCAACCCTTGATTTAACCATTGCTGCATTAACTTAATTTCCGCTTCTTGAGATGTTAAAATAGCTTGAGCAAGTTGTTGAATTTCCGAGCGTTTTGATTTGGTTTGAGCATCTTTTGCCATGATTAATGCCCCTTGGTGATGGGGAATCATCGCGGTGAAAAATCGTTGATCAAAACCTGAATCAGCCGCCCCTAAATCAGCCATCATCATCATTGAATCCATTTGTTGGGAAGACATGGGCATACTATGACCCATAGCCGCATGATAAGCAATGGCATCTTTTGCTTGGGGATACCAAGTTTTTCGCCATTGCTGCATCTGAGCAATTTCTTTTTCTTGAGCTTTAATAATGTCTTCGGCTAATTTTTTAACTTCAGGACGAGTCGATTTTTGGAGAACTTGTTGAGCCATGTTAATAGCGCCTTGATGATGGGGAATCATGGCATCAATAAAGCGTAAATCATACTCAACATCGGCTGGGCCTAAATCCATCATCATGCCATGATTTCCTGACATCATGCTGTGATTTTGACTTAGGATTGTTTCAGAACTAACGGGAGTTGCTGTTGAAGAATTAATCGGTTTAGAAGAGGATTCAACTGTTGTACAAGCACCTAAACTTAAGGTCAGGAAAATTCCGAGGATAGAAGTTAACAAGTCAGGGTTAAATCTCATAGAGTTTGGGTTCAAAATTTAGAATGGAAAGGTGAATTTGTTAGAATAAAAGCGGAGTTAATCTCAGAGGTAAACTCCTCAGTTTTAGTTTGACATTCAAAAATGAAATCAGGATGAAATGGTCAAAAATCATCACCCCCCATCGTCTCCTTGGAAAGTCATTCAACTTTTAGCCGAGATTCATTCTCCTTGGGTAACGGTAATTGCGGAACAATTACAAGATGATCAAGGTAAAATTGTAGACTATTGGCGAGTGGAAAAAGCTGATTCTGTTGTGATTTTAACGATTCAGAATCAAACCTTGATTTTACCTCGACCTATGTATCGTCCAGGGGTCGGAAAAACTACACTTGATTTTCCAGGAGGACGAGTTTCCTCAGAACAAACACCTTTAGAAGCAGTTCCCTTAATTCTTCAAAAAGAGTTAGGGATTCAATCTCATGAAATTGCTAAAATTATCACTTTAAATCATGAGGGATGGGCAATTAATAGTTCTTTTTCTAACCAAAAATTGTATGGATTTATGGCTGAAATTTTACCAAATATTTCTATCAATCCCGAACAAATTGGAGCAATTTACCCGATTACAACTCAGGGAATTGAAGCGTTACTCAAGGATTTAGTTTGTCTTCAATGTCGAGGAATTTTATTAGAATGGAAACAGAAATTTAAAATAAATTAGCCTTTGAAATATCAACTACAATAACCCGATCTCGTCCCTGTTTTTTAGCTTGATATAAAGCGATATCTGCTAGTTGTAATAACTCATCACAGGAGTTTCCATGATCAGGAAATCCAGAAACTCCAATGGATACCGTAATTCCTTCTAAAAAATTATAGGAATATTCCTGTTTTAAGTTTTTAACTTTCAGGCGGATTCTCTCAGCAATCATTTGAGCGATTTGAAGATTGGTATTCGGTAAAATAAAGACAAATTCTTCACCACCATAGCGATAAGCCATATCAGAAATACGGAGAACATCTTTTACCGTTTTACTCACCAATTTCAGAACAATATCTCCGGCTTTGTGACCAAACTTATCATTAAACCCCTTAAAATAATCAATATCTGCCATTAAAACACTTAAACATTCTTGCACCTTTTGGGCCGAATTTAGTACCTGGGGAAATACGGTGTCTAAATATCTTCGATTAAATAATCCTGTTAGGGAATCATGAATACTATCATAATGTAAGCTTTCTTCTACCAGATTACTATGTTCAATCGTGGTTTCCAAAATTAACTCTAAATCATTTTTTTCCTGACGTAATAAACCGACTAACGATTGCAGGTGTTCTTGAGAAGCTTGGAGTTTAATTTGTGCTAAATGACGTTCGTGAATTTCTGCTTTTAGTTGTTGATAGGATTTCTGTAATTGAGCTTCTACTAAATCCCCATGAGCCGTCGTAATTTCTAATAAAATTTCTAGGTCAGCTTTTTCCTGCTTCAGGGTTTTAATCTTCTGGCGGAGTTCGTGAATATAGTTTAGTAGTTGTTTTTCAGAACAAGGATCATTTTCCATTAATTTATGCTGGTCTTAAAGGATGAAATAATAAGCAAAGTTCTCTAAATTCAATATACATTTAAAATTCATCCTATTCAAATTGGATGAGTTGATTATAGCAAGAGTTCATTAGCCGTAATCGCACAGTTTCGTCCTTTGGCTTTCGCTTCATATAAAGCGGCATCAGCCGATTCTGTGAGTTGCAAACTCGATAATCCGTGGACTGGAAAACTGGCAATTCCCAAAGAAATTGTCAGTTTTTCCCAAAATGCGTCATGCTTTTCTATCCTCAATCTTTCAACTCCTGAACGCAGTTTTTCTGCTAAATTTTTAGCTTCTTCTAAAGACGTTCTGGGTAAAATCAGCATTAACTCTTCTCCTCCATATCGACAAGCAATATCTGATTGACGAATATTATCAATCAAAAATTGACTGATTTCCTGTAGAACCACATCTCCAACTTGATGCCCCCATTTATCATTAAACCTTTTAAAATAATCGATATCAATCATAATAACACTGAGGACTTGCTGATGTTCCTGGGCATATTTAAGATGACGGTCTAAGGATTTTTCCTGATAACGTCGATTAAACAAACCGGTCAAGGGATCTCGAATACTAAGATTGTGAGTATATTCTTCAATAAAATCTCCATGAGCCGTTGCTGTTTCTAAGATAATTCTCAAATCATGATTGGCTTGGCTGACAGTTTCCAGTAAGAGTCTGAGTTGACGTTCTGATGCTTTTAATTTAGCTTCAGCTAGTTTTCGTTCTCGGATTTCAAAGTGCAATTGTCGGTTGGATTCATATAATTGAGATTCTACTAAATCAGCATGAACGGTTGTTGCTTCTAATAAAATTTCTAAATCCAACTTTTCCCGTTTCAAGATTTCTAACTCTTGAGAGAGTTTTTCCGTTTCCAAGAACAGTTCAGAGAGTGAGTGGGGGGTGGTTTGCTGCATCTTTAAAGTATCCCTCTGGTCTATAAATAAATACTTTAGTTTAGCCTTTAGCCTTCATGGGTCATGGAAATGAAAGAAATTATTTAATCTTGAGTTCCAAAGTTGGCATTAATCGTTGTAAATTTTTTAGGGATTTTCCTTGCCAGGGAATTGTATTAGAGGCTAAAATGATTAATCCCATTTCTTTCTTTTGACGAACTTTAATAACAAATTTAGACAGCATATTAATCCCCGAACTATTCAAAAACTCTAACTCTTGGAGATCCAGGGTAATCAAGGTGGGTTCTTCTAGCAAAATATCATTCAGTAACTTAATCACAGGATTAGTATCTTCAAGACCACTCAAACGCAATGAACCTGATAACGTGATGGTATGGGTATTACTCTCATAGCTCACTTGATAATCTTCCGTTTTAAATTCTTTCATTACCATTGTTATAATCCTTATATTTTGGGGGTAAATTAAACGTGGAATTTTAAAGTTTAAATGGCAAGTTGAACCATTGTTGTGACGTTGACAATTTTAGGTTCTGTTTGAATGGTTTCAAATTTCCATCCCAATCGAGCGAAGTAATCATTAATCATGGTTAAATATCCCAAGCCAGACTGGGTATCATTTTCTAAATTTTGTTCGATTTGCTTAATATACAATTCTTCGATATCAGAATTTATCAGTTTTTCAATAAACTCTTGAAAGGGTTGAACAGCTTCAGGAGTAATGCTATTCACGACAACAAAGATTAGTCTATCTGTTTTTAAATACAGTTGAATGCTAATGGGTTGATTGACTGTATCATCGCTAAATTTCATCGCATTTTCTAATAATTCATTTGCAATAAAACTAACGGAACTTTTAATGTCATTTTGTCGAGAGGAAGTCGCTTGATCATATTCACTTTTTGGGAAAAATGTTGTTACATAATCAGCCATAAAATTAGCTGACAAACCATTATTACGCCAACGCTGTTTGAGCGGCATGGAATAGGGAGAGAAACCAATCATCAGAAATTCATTGCTGACGAGAGGAACTTCAACAAAGTCGCCAAAAATCTCGGTCATAAATTCTTTAAGTGATAACAAACCAAAGGCTATTGAGCTAATCATTTTACTTTTTTACGAAAAGTAAACAAGGGTAAAATAAATAAATTTAGGGAAAAGCACTAAAACAGTGGGAGTCGAATCTCTAAGTGTAACTGGGCTAGGGTGAGTGTAAACAATCTAACCCCATAAAGCAGCTTGGTGAACTGTTGTCAACTTCCCGATTGAAATCTTAGCAAAAGCTGTGGGAGCTTATTTTATCATACAATGTTAAAAACATTAATCCAATTTTTAAAGGATAAAGAAAGATTTAATCCAGATTCTGCAATGACCTAGATTACTAAACTTGTGTACAAGCTGTCAAGAAACAATTGATCTAGATCCTCCCGGTCTAAAATTTAACTCCTTTTCTGTTTCTTTCAAGCTGAATTTGCTGATCCTGTTGAAACAATGCAGATTACCTTGAGAAAGATTGCAGCACACGCTGTAAATAAATTTGAGCAACTTGATCCGATGGATTTTCCCGCAAACAGGTTTCAAAACAATGAGCAGATTCAGGAAAAGCTTCCAGATGATAGAGGGTTAAGGCTTGTTCAAATAACGTTTTTGTTGCCACTTTTCTGCGATATAAATCGGGCGGATCAGCATCAAAAACTTCAAAAACTGATACCATTTCTGATTTTCCTTTCACCCTAACTTTATCAATCACACGGAAGGAATAGATATTAGGATCTTCCAGTCGCAAAAAGGTATGTTCACTAATTAATAAAGGGATGCAATAACGTTTACTTAATTCCTCTAGTCGAGCTCCTAAATTTACAGCATCGCTAATAACGGTACTATCCATTCTGTGTTGTCCACCAACAATCCCTAACATTAAATCCCCCGTATTAATTCCAATGCCAATTGTAATCGGAGGACGATCAGGACGTTGACGAGTGAGATTATATTCTGACAAGCGTTGTAACATTGAAATTCCAGCTTTGACGGCATCATCAGCACTACCTCCAAACAGTGCCATAATCGCATCGCCAATATATTTATCAATAAATCCTCGATTTTCAGTAATCGCAGGTTCCATCCGCGATAAATAAGCATTAATAAATTTAAAGTTATCTTCAGGAGTCATCCGTTCAGACAGTTGGGTAAAACTGCGAATATCTGAAAATAAAATCGACATTTCTTTTTGTACCGCATCCCCCGATTTAACATCCACTAAACTTTCATAGCCTAAAAACGATAAAAATTGATTCGGAACAAATCGACCCGCCGCATCCGTTAATTGTTCTTCTTCATCTAAGGCTAATTCTAAATTACAATTAATCTCAAACATTTCTTCAATAAACCGTTGCCGTTCTTCTTCGGCGCGTCGGCGTTCTGTAATGTCTTGAAACACGCCAATGGCATAGGCAATTTGTCCCCATTCATCATAAATTGGCGTTCCCCAAGTTTGTAAGGGAATAATTCGCTCTAAATATTCAATTTCTAATTGATCAACACTGCCAATTCCCTCATGCAAAGCTTTAAAAATAGGTAAATTTTCTAAGGGATAGGGTTTCTTAATATCTGAGGAGGAATTAGAATAAATATTCAATTTTAAAGGGGGATCAGAAAAGAAAACTTTGTTTCCTAATAATTCTTTAACCACTTGATTCGTATAGTATAATTTTCCGGTGGCATCCACAACCACGACTCCTAATGGAATCGCTTCTAAAAGTTGATAGAGTCGTTGATTTTGTACTCGTAATTCCGCCATTAAATCCAAATTTTCGGTTTTAAGGCGTTGGTTGAGTAGGGTAATTTCTTGATAGGCTTGGGTTAATTGAGTTTTCTGAGCTTCAACGGTTTGTTTTTCTTTTTTTAATTGGGTGAAGCTGTCTCGTAATTGAGCTTCTTTCTGCTGAAGAAGGGCAACTTTTTCTTCTAAACCTGCATAAAGACGGCGTAATTGTCGAGTCATTCGGTTAAAAGCGATCGCTAATTGTCCGATTTCATCATCGGTTGTCACTGGCGCAACTAAGGTTAAATCTCCATCCGATACTTGAGTTGCCGTCTGGGTAATTGCTAAAATGGGACGAGTAATTTGTCGAGCTAGAATATAGACTCCTACAGCTAAAATAACCGCCGAAGTTAATCCAACTGATAAAATAATCCAAGCCAATCGATGGGCAGGTGCATCGGCTTCTGATTGGTGCATTTCTACTAATAATGCTAAGTCTTGTTGATCTAACCACCGATAAACCCCAATGACTGGAATTCCTGCATAGTTTAAATAGATTTTGCGACCGTCTTGTCCCGCTAACGCCGCTTCAATTCCCCGGCTATGAATCTGAGTCGGAAAGTCATTTCGACCAAAACCTTCGGCGGTGACAAACCTCTGAGATCGATCTACTAAATAAGTTTCCCCACTCTTACCTAAACCGGTTTTATCAAAAACAATTTCTTCCATTTTTTTCAGGTTTAAATGAGTGACTAGCACCCCAAAGACATTTTGATCTTGTCCAGTAATGGGTGTGGAAATAGTTAAAGTGGGTTTATGGGTGATCGGCGAAAAATAAATATTTTGTACAAAAGTATGGTAACGACCTTCTTTAAAATATTGTTCGTTAAATCGATATTGGCCTTCAAATTCGGGATTGGTCGAAAAAATAACTTTTCCGTCCTTAGCTGTCAAAAGCTGCACTTTCTTTAAGTCTGGTTTAGCAGCTAGAGCAGAAGCCATATATTGCTTAATTTGAATATAGGCATCCCTCCATTGGGGGGAACGCGCATCCACCGTCAATAGAATCGCTGCGGCTGTTTTGAGATCGGGTAATTGTGCTAAAGAAACGGTTGCATTTTTTTGATTCTCCACCCATAGATTTAACGCTTCTTCTTTCAGGGTAGCCGTCACTTCCAATCGGTCAAACACCAACTGTTGAATGGAGGCTTTGGCGCTTTGAAAGGCGATGGCCCCCACACAGAAGACGGTTACTACAGATAACAGTAAAAAGTAGACCACAAGCCTGGACATCAGGCTTTTTGTCCAGAATTTCATTCAATTGGCCCTTCATCACCTGTCACAACTCACGTTTTCAAGGTCTTTTGTCTGGCTAAGGACTTTCTTTTACCTATATTAGCTAGTTCCGAAAGAACTCATTGCAGCAGCCTCAATTGGTGATCCTTATTTTATCGGGTTTCGGTTGACCCTTGAGTATTGAGGCTTTATTGTTGACAGCGAATCCCTCACACCTGACCCTTGAGTTCATGCCAAAATTGAAGAACTGTTAACTTGAAATTTACCTTTATGTCAAGACCTACTGTCTATTTAGCGATTACAAATCATGGATTTGGTCATGCTGTGCGATCTGCTGCGGTTGCTAATGAAATTCAAAAGCGTTGTCCTGATGTGTTATTAATTCTGGTGACAACAGCACCTCGATGGTTATTAGAATCTTATCTGGAGGGGGATTTTATTGTCCGTCCCCGTGGGTTTGATGTGGGGGTAGTGCAGTCTGATAGTTTAACGATGGATAAAGCTGCAACTTTACAGCAATGGCAACAAATTCGCCAACAAGACCGTTCAATTATTGCCGGGGAAGTCAGTTTTATTAAACAAAATAAAGTTAATTTAATTTTAGCAGATATTCCCCCCTTAGCTTCAGCGATCGCCTCATCTGCGGGAATTCCCTGTTGGATGATGGGGAATTTTGGTTGGGATTTTATCTATCGAGATTGGGGGGAAGAGTTTATGGAATTAGCGGATTGGATTTCGGGTTGTTTTAGTCAATGCGATCGCTTATTTCGCTTTCCCCTTCATGAACCGATGACGGCTTTTCCCCATACAATTGATGTGGGTTTAACGGGGGGAAATCCTCGGTTTAATTTAGAAGCTTTGAGAGAAAAATTAGGAATTACGACTCCTCCTGAAAAAACTATCTTATTAACTTTTGGCGGTTTGGGATTAAATGCAATTCCGGTTCATAATTTTGAACAATATTCTGATTATACCTTTATTACCTTTGATGTAAATTTACCGTCTTTCCCGAATTTAGTTCAAGTAAGTAATTTTTTGCAATTACCGGATATTGATTCCCATTTATTTCGTTTGCGTCCGGTGGATTTAATGCCTTTGTGTGGACGAGTTATTTCTAAACCGGGATATAGTACCTTTGCGGAAGCATTACGGTTAGATATTCCTTTAATTTCTTTAACAAGAGATGGATTTGCCGAAGCCCCCGTTTTATTAGACTGGTTACAAAATTATGGGACGCATCAACTGATCCCGTCGGCTGAATTTTTTGAAAATAATTGGGATTTTATCCATCAACCTCTACAACCCCCTCAGCTTTCTGAAAGATTAGATAAAAATGGCAATGAAGCGATCGCTCAAGCGGTTGTTGACTATCTTTTGAATTTACCTTAAAATTTAAGCATAATAAAGCCATAAAGGGCTTACTACGGGTTTTAATTATGGCGCATTATCAGGAAATTTTAGAGATTCAGACCAGTGGTAAATCATTTTCTAATATTACCCATTATGTGCAGGAAATTGTTAAAAATTCGGGGATAAAAATCGGAATTTGTCATTTGTTTTTACGACATACTTCCGCCAGTTTAATTATTCAAGAAAATGCTGATCCTGATGTTTTAAGAGATTTAGAGAACTTTTTATCGAAATTAGTTCCTGAAGGTAATTATTATATTCATGATGCGGAAGGCTTAGATGATATGCCAGCCCATATTAGAACCGTTCTCACCCATACCTCTGAACAAATCCCCATTTCCCAAGGACGATTATTATTAGGAACCTGGCAAGGAATCTATCTCTGGGAACACCGTCGCCATCGTCATAGCCGTGAATTAGTCGTACATATTATGGGGGAATAATATTAACATATTATTTGATGGCAATTATAGGTTATAATTTTGATTAATACGATTTGAGGTTAATCGTTATGGTACAATAAACCCATCCTATTCATGACGAATATCCTGAACCCAAGGGAACTTTAACCCGTTCTCTGAAATATTATGCGAGAACCCCTGAAGAACCGAAATTATTAGCTAGGGAGGTTTATTTTGTTTCTTCTGAACTCTGTTTTTATGAAATAAAACGCAGTTTAGTATTATCTATTAAAACTGGGGCTACCGATGAAGGACTCGAAAAATTAAACGCTATTAGTACCATCAATGTCAAGCATTTAGGGTTGTTTTCCAATGCTCAAGAATGGCAAAATATTAGTTATTAAATCTCTAGTAACGGTGGGGTGAGTCAGTGGATTTTTTCTAACTCACCCCAACCCCAAAACTTACAAACTAGACATCACTTCTCTAGCCGCTGCTAAGGTTTTTTCAATGTCTTCATCCGTATGAGCTAAAGACGTAAACCCAGCTTCAAATTGAGAAGGAGCTAAATAAATTCCCCGCTCTAACATTCCACGATGGAAACGGCTAAATTTAGCTAAATCGGATTTTTTAGCATCCTCATAATTGTGGACTGGCCCTTGGGTAAAAAATAAACCAAACATTCCACTAATTTGTCCCCCACAAGCCGCATGACCGGTTTCTTTAGCTATTTTTAACAACCCCTCACTTAATTTTTTGGTGATTTTATCCAAATATTCATAAGTTCCAGGTTTTTGCAATAACTCTAGGGTTTTGATTCCCGCAGTCATCGCTAAAGGATTTCCTGATAAGGTTCCCGCTTGATACATCGGGCCAGCCGGAGCGACCATTGACATAATATCCCGACGTCCACCATAAGCACCAACAGGTAAACCGCCACCAATGACTTTTCCTAATGTCGTTAAGTCCGGTGTCACCCCGAATTTCTCTTGAACTCCGCCATAAGCAATGCGGAAGCCAGTCATCACCTCATCGAACACTAATAAAGCCCCATTTTCCTTTGTCAGTACCCGTAGACCTTCCAAAAACCCAGCATCGGGAGGAATAAAGCCAGCGTTGCCTACAATCGGTTCTAGGATGACTCCGGCAATTTCACCTGGATTTTCAGCAAATAGCTGTTTGACGGCTTCTAGGTCATTGTAGGGGGCTGTGAGGGTACTACTGGTAACGGATTTGGGAACTCCAGGAGAATCAGGTAAACCCAATGTAGCGACCCCTGAA encodes:
- a CDS encoding GGDEF domain-containing protein encodes the protein MQQTTPHSLSELFLETEKLSQELEILKREKLDLEILLEATTVHADLVESQLYESNRQLHFEIRERKLAEAKLKASERQLRLLLETVSQANHDLRIILETATAHGDFIEEYTHNLSIRDPLTGLFNRRYQEKSLDRHLKYAQEHQQVLSVIMIDIDYFKRFNDKWGHQVGDVVLQEISQFLIDNIRQSDIACRYGGEELMLILPRTSLEEAKNLAEKLRSGVERLRIEKHDAFWEKLTISLGIASFPVHGLSSLQLTESADAALYEAKAKGRNCAITANELLL
- a CDS encoding secondary thiamine-phosphate synthase enzyme YjbQ; this translates as MAHYQEILEIQTSGKSFSNITHYVQEIVKNSGIKIGICHLFLRHTSASLIIQENADPDVLRDLENFLSKLVPEGNYYIHDAEGLDDMPAHIRTVLTHTSEQIPISQGRLLLGTWQGIYLWEHRRHRHSRELVVHIMGE
- a CDS encoding glycosyl transferase, producing MSRPTVYLAITNHGFGHAVRSAAVANEIQKRCPDVLLILVTTAPRWLLESYLEGDFIVRPRGFDVGVVQSDSLTMDKAATLQQWQQIRQQDRSIIAGEVSFIKQNKVNLILADIPPLASAIASSAGIPCWMMGNFGWDFIYRDWGEEFMELADWISGCFSQCDRLFRFPLHEPMTAFPHTIDVGLTGGNPRFNLEALREKLGITTPPEKTILLTFGGLGLNAIPVHNFEQYSDYTFITFDVNLPSFPNLVQVSNFLQLPDIDSHLFRLRPVDLMPLCGRVISKPGYSTFAEALRLDIPLISLTRDGFAEAPVLLDWLQNYGTHQLIPSAEFFENNWDFIHQPLQPPQLSERLDKNGNEAIAQAVVDYLLNLP
- a CDS encoding slr1659 superfamily regulator produces the protein MVMKEFKTEDYQVSYESNTHTITLSGSLRLSGLEDTNPVIKLLNDILLEEPTLITLDLQELEFLNSSGINMLSKFVIKVRQKKEMGLIILASNTIPWQGKSLKNLQRLMPTLELKIK
- a CDS encoding adenylate/guanylate cyclase domain-containing protein — protein: MEEIVFDKTGLGKSGETYLVDRSQRFVTAEGFGRNDFPTQIHSRGIEAALAGQDGRKIYLNYAGIPVIGVYRWLDQQDLALLVEMHQSEADAPAHRLAWIILSVGLTSAVILAVGVYILARQITRPILAITQTATQVSDGDLTLVAPVTTDDEIGQLAIAFNRMTRQLRRLYAGLEEKVALLQQKEAQLRDSFTQLKKEKQTVEAQKTQLTQAYQEITLLNQRLKTENLDLMAELRVQNQRLYQLLEAIPLGVVVVDATGKLYYTNQVVKELLGNKVFFSDPPLKLNIYSNSSSDIKKPYPLENLPIFKALHEGIGSVDQLEIEYLERIIPLQTWGTPIYDEWGQIAYAIGVFQDITERRRAEEERQRFIEEMFEINCNLELALDEEEQLTDAAGRFVPNQFLSFLGYESLVDVKSGDAVQKEMSILFSDIRSFTQLSERMTPEDNFKFINAYLSRMEPAITENRGFIDKYIGDAIMALFGGSADDAVKAGISMLQRLSEYNLTRQRPDRPPITIGIGINTGDLMLGIVGGQHRMDSTVISDAVNLGARLEELSKRYCIPLLISEHTFLRLEDPNIYSFRVIDKVRVKGKSEMVSVFEVFDADPPDLYRRKVATKTLFEQALTLYHLEAFPESAHCFETCLRENPSDQVAQIYLQRVLQSFSR
- a CDS encoding slr1658 superfamily regulator — translated: MTEIFGDFVEVPLVSNEFLMIGFSPYSMPLKQRWRNNGLSANFMADYVTTFFPKSEYDQATSSRQNDIKSSVSFIANELLENAMKFSDDTVNQPISIQLYLKTDRLIFVVVNSITPEAVQPFQEFIEKLINSDIEELYIKQIEQNLENDTQSGLGYLTMINDYFARLGWKFETIQTEPKIVNVTTMVQLAI